Proteins found in one Methanothermobacter thermautotrophicus genomic segment:
- the amrS gene encoding AmmeMemoRadiSam system radical SAM enzyme: MRKEAILYEGVGDRLRCLVCNRRCLIPEGGRGYCLTRENRDGRVYSLTYGEVSSAAVDPIEKKPLFHFHPGTLVYSLGSVGCNFRCRYCQNWSISQARIDEFPTRYMSPEEAVENALNASCRSIAWTYNEPTMWLEYTIDSAELARAEGLATVYVTNGYMSREALDIIGPLLDAANVDLKGMSESFYRELCDAKPEPVLENIIRMHDMGIHLEVTNLLIPGYNDSDDDIMALINFMVSEVGVEVPLHFTRFFPHYRMQDVPPTGADRLMRARDLALEAGMRYVYVGNLPGTDAENTYCSSCGELVVRRDGYITETPGLADGRCRFCGSEMDIVTD, from the coding sequence ATGAGGAAGGAAGCCATACTTTATGAAGGGGTCGGTGATAGGCTCAGGTGCCTGGTGTGCAACAGGAGGTGCCTCATACCTGAAGGTGGGAGGGGCTACTGTCTCACCCGTGAAAACAGGGACGGACGGGTATACTCACTCACCTATGGTGAGGTGTCCTCGGCAGCCGTTGACCCCATAGAGAAGAAGCCTCTCTTCCACTTCCATCCAGGAACCCTCGTATATTCACTTGGAAGTGTGGGGTGTAACTTCAGATGCAGGTACTGCCAGAACTGGAGCATATCCCAGGCCAGGATAGACGAATTTCCCACAAGGTACATGTCCCCTGAGGAGGCCGTTGAAAATGCCCTCAATGCCAGCTGCCGGTCCATAGCCTGGACCTACAATGAACCCACAATGTGGCTCGAATACACCATTGACTCAGCAGAACTTGCAAGGGCCGAGGGACTGGCGACGGTCTATGTAACAAATGGTTACATGAGCAGGGAGGCCCTTGACATAATAGGGCCACTCCTGGACGCTGCAAACGTTGACCTAAAGGGGATGTCAGAGAGTTTCTACAGGGAACTCTGCGATGCAAAACCTGAACCAGTACTTGAGAACATAATAAGGATGCATGATATGGGCATCCACCTTGAGGTCACAAACCTCCTGATACCCGGATACAATGACTCGGACGATGATATAATGGCCCTCATAAACTTCATGGTCTCTGAGGTGGGAGTCGAGGTTCCCCTGCACTTCACAAGGTTCTTCCCCCATTACAGAATGCAGGATGTACCACCCACAGGGGCTGATAGGCTTATGAGGGCGAGGGACCTGGCACTTGAGGCTGGAATGAGGTACGTATATGTTGGTAACCTTCCGGGCACCGATGCAGAGAACACCTACTGTTCATCCTGCGGGGAACTGGTTGTAAGGAGGGATGGCTACATCACAGAGACCCCGGGACTGGCTGATGGAAGATGCAGGTTCTGCGGCTCTGAAATGGATATTGTAACTGATTGA
- a CDS encoding UbiD family decarboxylase translates to MRRFLDKIGDEAIVIEDEVSTSFEAASILREHPRDLVILKNLRESKIPVISGLCNTREKIALSLNCRVHEITQRIVEAMENPTPIRRVMGLHGYRSGRADLSELPVLRHYRRDGGPYITAGVIFARDPDTGVRNASIHRMMVIGDDRLAVRIVPRHLYTYLQRAEERGEDLEIAIAIGMDPATLLATTTSIPIDADEMEVANTFHDGELELVRCEGVDMEVPPAEIILEGRILCGVREREGPFVDLTDTYDVVRDEPVISLERMHIRDDAMYHAILPAGFEHRLLQGLPQEPRIYRAVKNTVPTVRNVVLTEGGCCWLHAAVSIKKQTEGDGKNVIMAALAAHPSLKHVVVVDDDIDVLDPEEIEYAIATRVKGDDDILIVPGARGSSLDPAALPDGTTTKVGVDATAPLASAEKFQRVSRSE, encoded by the coding sequence ATGAGACGTTTTCTTGACAAGATCGGCGATGAGGCCATAGTAATTGAGGATGAGGTATCAACCAGTTTTGAGGCTGCCAGCATACTGAGGGAGCATCCAAGGGACCTTGTTATACTAAAAAACCTCAGAGAATCTAAAATACCGGTCATATCAGGGCTCTGCAATACCCGGGAGAAGATAGCCCTATCCCTCAACTGCAGGGTCCATGAGATAACCCAGAGGATAGTTGAGGCCATGGAAAACCCCACCCCCATCAGGAGGGTGATGGGGCTCCATGGTTACAGATCAGGGAGGGCTGACCTCTCAGAGCTCCCAGTCCTCAGACACTACAGGAGGGATGGTGGCCCCTACATAACCGCAGGGGTCATATTCGCCAGGGACCCTGATACAGGTGTGAGGAACGCCTCAATTCACAGGATGATGGTCATAGGTGATGACAGACTGGCCGTCCGCATAGTGCCGAGGCACCTCTACACCTACCTCCAGAGGGCTGAGGAGAGGGGTGAGGACCTTGAGATAGCCATAGCCATAGGTATGGATCCTGCAACACTCCTTGCCACCACCACCTCAATACCCATAGATGCAGATGAGATGGAGGTAGCAAACACATTCCATGATGGTGAACTGGAACTTGTGAGGTGTGAGGGAGTCGACATGGAGGTCCCCCCTGCAGAGATAATCCTTGAGGGGCGTATACTCTGTGGTGTGAGGGAAAGGGAGGGTCCCTTTGTTGATCTGACAGACACCTATGACGTTGTAAGGGATGAACCCGTCATATCCCTTGAAAGGATGCACATCAGGGATGATGCGATGTACCACGCCATTCTACCGGCCGGCTTTGAGCACCGCCTCCTCCAGGGTCTACCCCAGGAGCCACGGATATACCGGGCCGTTAAGAACACCGTCCCAACTGTCAGGAACGTTGTTCTAACAGAGGGTGGGTGCTGCTGGCTCCACGCCGCTGTGTCCATTAAAAAACAGACTGAGGGTGATGGTAAGAACGTCATAATGGCCGCCCTTGCGGCCCACCCCTCCCTGAAGCATGTCGTGGTCGTGGATGATGACATAGACGTCCTTGACCCTGAGGAAATTGAATATGCTATTGCAACAAGGGTTAAGGGCGATGATGACATCCTCATAGTTCCAGGGGCCAGGGGTTCGTCCCTTGATCCTGCTGCGCTGCCGGATGGCACCACCACCAAGGTCGGTGTCGATGCAACTGCACCCCTTGCTTCGGCTGAGAAATTCCAGAGGGTCAGCAGGTCAGAGTAA